From the Cohaesibacter sp. ES.047 genome, the window TTGCAGAAGGCCTACAGCGAGCTTGAGGATGATATCGTCAACACCTTTACCTATGAAGAGCTGGTGGCACTGGATGAGTTCTACGGCAGCCCCATCGGTGAGAGTATCGCAAAAAAGACCACCGAATTGCGCCAAAAAATCGATATCAAAACCATGCATGCCATGAAGAATGCCGTTCCCAAACTGATCGCATCAGCCATCCGGAACGGCTTCAGGAAGCTGCTGCAGCGCGGGAAGCAATAGACTGCGAAGGGGCTTTCAATTCGCCCAGAGACGTTCTGGCCTAGAGCGACTTGGCTTTCTTGCGCAACAGGAACTTCTGAATCTTGCCCGTTGATGTCTTGGGCAAGTCGGTAAAGATGATGGTCTTGGGCACCTTGTAATGGGCCAGATGATCTCGACACCAGTTGAACAGGTCTTCTTCTGTTGTGGTGTGCCCTTTGCTCAGTTCGACAAAGGCGCAAGGGGTTTCGCCCCACTTGTCATCAGGTCGTGCGACGACTGCGGCCGCTTCTACATCGTGATGCTTGTAGAGTGCATCCTCCACTTCAATGGAGGAGATATTCTCGCCTCCAGAGATGATGATGTCCTTGGATCGGTCCTTGATCTGGATGTATCCGTCGGGATGCATGACGGCGAGGTCTCCAGAGTGGAACCAGCCATCATAAAAGGCCTGATTGGTTGCGCCTTCGTTCCTGAAATAGCCCTTCATGACGATGTTGCCGCGGAACATGACCTCCCCGATGGTGTCTCCGTCCGGTGCGACGGGTTCCATGGTTGCCGGATTGCGTACCGAGAGGCCTTCAAGTGCAGGGTAGCGAACGCCCTGACGGGCCTTTTTCGACGCCTGTTCCTGTGGGGATAGCTCGTTCCAGTCTTCCTTCCATTCGTTGATGACAGAGGGCCCATAGGTCTCGGTGAGGCCATAGACGTGGGTGACCTGAAAGCCTTCCCGGGTCATGCCTGCCAGTATCGCTTCGGGCGGCGGGGCAGCTGCAGTGATGAATTCGACGGTGTGTGGCAATGGCTGCTTGTCTTCGTCCGGGGCGTTCAGCAGCGTCGACATGACGATCGGGGCACCACACAGATGCGTGACGCCTTCTTCGTTGATGGCCTTGAAGATGGGCTTGGCTCGCACGGCGCGCAGGCAGACATGGGTGCCGGCCACAACCGAAAGAGACCATGGAAAACACCAGCCGTTGCAATGGAACATCGGTAGCGTCCAGAGATAGACCGGCTGATGGGAGAGCTTGGCGGAAACGATGTTGGCATAGCCCATGAGATAGGCGCCACGGTGATGATAGACAACGCCTTTGGGATCTCCGGTCGTCCCGGAGGTGTAGTTGAGAGCGATGGCATCCCATTCGTCCACCGGGCCGGGCCAATCGAAGGTCGGATCGCCTTCTTTCACGAGGCTTTCATAGTCGAGTTCGCCCAGCCATGGTCCTTCCTGCGCAAATTCCGGGTCCGAATATTGCACGACCACAGGATCGATCTCGGCGATGGCCAGGGCGTCCTTCATGGCTTCGGCATATTCGGTGTCGATGATGATGAGCTTCGTCTGGGCGTGCTCAAGCTGGAACGCAATGACCGGCGGATCAAGGCGCGTGTTGATTGCGTGCAGGACCGCGCCGATCATCGGAGCAGCATAGTGTATCTCGAGCATAGAGGGCACGTTGGGTAGCATGACTGACACAACATCGCCTCGACCAATGCCGCGGCTTGAGAGTGCCGAGGCCAGTTGGCGGCAGCGGGTGTAGAAATCGGCGTACTTCTCGCGTGTCTGACCATGCACCCAGGCGGTGTGATCAGGATAGGTGAGGGCTGCACGTTCCAGAAATGTCACGGGCGACAGCGGCACATAATTGGCCGGGTTCTGGTCCAGATGTTTGGAAAATGGATTGTTTGACATGCGTCCCTCCCTTGCACCGGTTCATCTTAGGCGACAAACATAGGTGCTTTTCCCTGCCATGATCGCTAAGGAGAAACTGCAGTGCAATTGGAAAAAGGGATTTGATCGACTTGGCGCGCTTACATGAATGACAACAGACTGTCCGAGCAAAGCTTGAGCGCGATGACAAACATGCCGATGTAGGCAAGACGATAGAAAAAGGTCTGGCTGACCAGATGAACCAGCTTGATGCCGGTGATCATGGCGAGCGGAGCCAGCGGCAACAACACCAGCGTTGTCCATAGATTTTGGGTGGAGAACTGCCCTAGAAAGAAATAGGGGATCAGCTTGACCGTGTTGACGGTGGCAAAGAAATAGACCGATGTGGCAACGAAGGTTATGCGGTGCATGCCCATGGGCAGCGTGTGGATCTGGAAGGGTGGGCCACCGGCGTGCGCTACGAAGCTGGTGAAGCCTGCCGTCGTGCCCCATACTGCGGCGGAGATCGGCCCGCGTGTGCCGAACTCTTTTTTGCGCAGGATTCTGACAACATAGTCAAGCACGAAGGCCAGAGCCACCAGTCCGACCATCAGTCTCACGATATTCTCATCCACCAGATCGGCAAGCAGCCAGCCAACAGTGATGCCGACAAGGGCATAGGGCAGAATGCCCCTGAGAACCTGCCAGTTTGCCTTGCCGCGATAGGAATAGAGGCCGACGATGTCCATGCAAATCAGGATAGGCAGAAAAATTGCAGCCGCCTGAATCGGCGAGATCACCAATGCCATGAGCGGCACGCCCAACATGCCCAAAGACCCGCCGAAGCCGCCTTTTGAAAGGCCAACCAGAATGACAGCTGGGACAGCTGCAAGATAGAAAATTGGATCGGTGAGCATGCGAAGACTTTCGCTTGGCGGGTTGTCAGGTCTTGTCTAGAGCGTTGCGGGCGGGAAAGTCAAAGGCATTTGACAAGGCTCTTGTATAGCTGGCCTTAGGTCGCAGCCCAGAATGCTGGCTTGAGCTTGATTGCGTGTGTCTGAATCAGACCGCTTCCCTTTACGTGCACGAAATATGGGCAGTCTGGTCATTGTGACTTGGGGATTTTACGTATTAACTAGGGAGAAAGTCACAGAAAAATCGGCTTCTCTTCCTCCTTTCGCCGAATAGACCTGACGTAGGGTGGCACGCTAGACATAGCCAAATTGCTTTTACGCTGGGAGGCTTACGTATGGCTGGTGAGTATAAAGAACTCTATGAAGGGTGGAAACGGGATCCGGAAGGATTTTGGGGCAAGGCTGCGGAGACAATCGACTGGTATAAGCCGGCCGATAAAGTGTTTGACGAGGATGCCGGCGTTTATGGTCGCTGGTTTGCCGGAGCCGAGTGCAACACCTGTTACAATGCGGTGGATCGGCATGTCGAAGCCGGGCGAGGCGATCAGGATGCAATCATCTATGACAGCCCGATCACCGGCACCAAGGCGCGTTACAGCTATTCTGACGTCAAAAAGCAGGTCGAAGGGTTGGCTGCGGTTCTTCTGGATCAGGGCGTGGAGAAGGGCGACCGCGTCATCATCTACATGCCGATGATCCCGCAGGCGTCCTTTGCGATGCTTGCCTGTGCGCGAATCGGGGCCATCCATTCCGTGGTGTTCGGAGGCTTTGCGGCAAACGAGTTGGCGACGCGCCTCAATGATGCCAAGCCCAAGGCCATCGTCTCATCCTCCTGCGGCATCGAGCCGAATCGGACCATCGCCTACAAGCCATTGCTTGACGAAGCCATCGAACTGGCAACACACAAACCCTCGGCCCTCATCATCTTTCAACGCGATCAGCTTTCCTGCGATCTGACCGAGGAGCGGGATGTCGACTACGCTCGTGCGGTTGACGCGGTGATTGCCGAGGGGCGGTCTGTGCCATGCGTTCCGGTTGCTGCGACCGATCCGCTCTACATCCTCTATACCTCCGGCACCACCGGCCAGCCCAAGGGTGTCGTGCGCGACAATGGCGGGCATTTGGTGGCGCTTAACTGGAGCATGCAATATCTCTATGACATCAAGCCCGGAGAGGTCTTCTGGGCCGCCTCGGATGTCGGCTGGGTCGTCGGGCATTCCTACATTGTCTATGCGCCGATGATTTATGGGGCGACAACGGTGCTGTTTGAAGGCAAACCGGTTGGAACGCCGGATGCCGGAACCTTCTGGCGGGTTATCAACGAATATAATGTTGCTGCCCTGTTTACCGCGCCGACGGCTTTTCGCGCCATCAAGAAAGAGGATCCGAAGGGCGAGTTCATTGCCAAATACGATCTTTCTTGCCTTCGGACCCTGTTCCTTGCCGGGGAGCGCGCTGACCCCGACACGGTTCAGTGGGCCGAAGATATGCTGAAGGTTCCAGTGATCGATCATTGGTGGCAGACCGAGACGGGATGGGCAATCGCAGCCAATCCGGTTGGTGTTGAGCTTTTGCCGGTGGTGCATGGCTCACCAACCGTGGCGATGCCGGGCTACGATGTGCAGATCGTGGGGGCTGATGGTCATCCGGTGCCTGCCAACGAGATGGGCAATATCGTGATCAAGCTGCCGATGGCACCGGGGAACCTTCCCGGCCTGTGGCAGAATGACGAACGGTTCAGAACGAGCTATCTGGATGAATTCCCGGGATATTATCAGACAGGCGATGCGGGCTATATGGACGAGAATGGCTATCTCTACATCATGTCGCGTACCGATGACATCATCAACGTGGCTGGCCATCGCTTGTCCACCGGCGCCATGGAAGAGGTTCTGTCAGCGCATCCGGATGTGGCCGAGTGTGCCGTGATCGGGATCGCCGACAAGCTCAAGGGTCAATTGCCGGCCGGGTTCGTGGTTTTGAAAACCGGTGTTGATCGTGCGCCGATCGATATCGAAAAGGAACTGATCGGTCTGGTGCGCGAGAAGATCGGTCCGGTTGCTGCTTTCAAGATCGCTGTGGCGGTGGATCGGCTGCCCAAAACGCGGTCAGGCAAGATTCTGCGCGGGACAATGCGTGCGATTGCTGACCACGAAGACTATAGAATGCCTGCGACCATCGATGATCCGGCGATCCTTGATGAAATCGAGCATGCCCTGCGTGAGCATGGCATCTGAGTGGGCGGATTGATTGCCGAGCTGACAATTAAAAAGGCCGGGATGATGTCCCGGCCTTTTTTGTGTGATTGATCGCAAGGAGCGAGATGTGCGGCTTTAGCCGTTGTTCTCGTCGTCTTCGTCGTCATCCTTGGAGGATGGCTGGAAGTTGGCGAAGACGGATGCTGCGTCCGGAACTTTCTCGTCGTCGGCAGGCTCTTCTTCGGCTTTTTTGAAGTTGCCGAACGGATCTGCATGACTGACGGTTTCTTCGGCAGACAGAAGGGTTTGGTCTTCCTGCACATCGGGGCGGGCAGGGGCGTCAGCTGCTGATTTCTTGACCTCGAGATCAAGATCAATCTGCTTACAAATGCCCAGTGTCACCGGATCCATGGGAGTCAGCTGCGCACTGTTCCAATGGGTGCGGCTGCGAATCGCCTCGATGGTCGGTTTGGTCGTGCCCACCAAGCGGACGATCTGCTGATCCTTCAGCTCTGGATGATTTCGGATCAGCCACAGAATGGCGTTGGGGCGATCCTGACGCTTGGAGACGGGTGTATAGCGCGGGCCGCGACGCTTGGGCTCAGGCACGATCACCTTGGGCGGCGCAAGCTTGATCCGGTAGGCTGGATCCTTCTGGGCCCTATCGATTTCTTCGCGGGTCAATTGGCCGGTCATGATCGGGTCCAAGCCCTTGAT encodes:
- a CDS encoding acyl-CoA synthetase; the encoded protein is MSNNPFSKHLDQNPANYVPLSPVTFLERAALTYPDHTAWVHGQTREKYADFYTRCRQLASALSSRGIGRGDVVSVMLPNVPSMLEIHYAAPMIGAVLHAINTRLDPPVIAFQLEHAQTKLIIIDTEYAEAMKDALAIAEIDPVVVQYSDPEFAQEGPWLGELDYESLVKEGDPTFDWPGPVDEWDAIALNYTSGTTGDPKGVVYHHRGAYLMGYANIVSAKLSHQPVYLWTLPMFHCNGWCFPWSLSVVAGTHVCLRAVRAKPIFKAINEEGVTHLCGAPIVMSTLLNAPDEDKQPLPHTVEFITAAAPPPEAILAGMTREGFQVTHVYGLTETYGPSVINEWKEDWNELSPQEQASKKARQGVRYPALEGLSVRNPATMEPVAPDGDTIGEVMFRGNIVMKGYFRNEGATNQAFYDGWFHSGDLAVMHPDGYIQIKDRSKDIIISGGENISSIEVEDALYKHHDVEAAAVVARPDDKWGETPCAFVELSKGHTTTEEDLFNWCRDHLAHYKVPKTIIFTDLPKTSTGKIQKFLLRKKAKSL
- a CDS encoding sulfite exporter TauE/SafE family protein; translated protein: MLTDPIFYLAAVPAVILVGLSKGGFGGSLGMLGVPLMALVISPIQAAAIFLPILICMDIVGLYSYRGKANWQVLRGILPYALVGITVGWLLADLVDENIVRLMVGLVALAFVLDYVVRILRKKEFGTRGPISAAVWGTTAGFTSFVAHAGGPPFQIHTLPMGMHRITFVATSVYFFATVNTVKLIPYFFLGQFSTQNLWTTLVLLPLAPLAMITGIKLVHLVSQTFFYRLAYIGMFVIALKLCSDSLLSFM
- a CDS encoding propionyl-CoA synthetase, yielding MAGEYKELYEGWKRDPEGFWGKAAETIDWYKPADKVFDEDAGVYGRWFAGAECNTCYNAVDRHVEAGRGDQDAIIYDSPITGTKARYSYSDVKKQVEGLAAVLLDQGVEKGDRVIIYMPMIPQASFAMLACARIGAIHSVVFGGFAANELATRLNDAKPKAIVSSSCGIEPNRTIAYKPLLDEAIELATHKPSALIIFQRDQLSCDLTEERDVDYARAVDAVIAEGRSVPCVPVAATDPLYILYTSGTTGQPKGVVRDNGGHLVALNWSMQYLYDIKPGEVFWAASDVGWVVGHSYIVYAPMIYGATTVLFEGKPVGTPDAGTFWRVINEYNVAALFTAPTAFRAIKKEDPKGEFIAKYDLSCLRTLFLAGERADPDTVQWAEDMLKVPVIDHWWQTETGWAIAANPVGVELLPVVHGSPTVAMPGYDVQIVGADGHPVPANEMGNIVIKLPMAPGNLPGLWQNDERFRTSYLDEFPGYYQTGDAGYMDENGYLYIMSRTDDIINVAGHRLSTGAMEEVLSAHPDVAECAVIGIADKLKGQLPAGFVVLKTGVDRAPIDIEKELIGLVREKIGPVAAFKIAVAVDRLPKTRSGKILRGTMRAIADHEDYRMPATIDDPAILDEIEHALREHGI
- a CDS encoding DUF1013 domain-containing protein, which gives rise to MSNAPLMPKATAVWLVDNTALSFDQIAAFCKLHPLEVKAIADGEAAQGIKGLDPIMTGQLTREEIDRAQKDPAYRIKLAPPKVIVPEPKRRGPRYTPVSKRQDRPNAILWLIRNHPELKDQQIVRLVGTTKPTIEAIRSRTHWNSAQLTPMDPVTLGICKQIDLDLEVKKSAADAPARPDVQEDQTLLSAEETVSHADPFGNFKKAEEEPADDEKVPDAASVFANFQPSSKDDDEDDENNG